DNA from Geobacter sulfurreducens PCA:
CAGTTCCGCGGGTGCGGACTCGTCTTACCGCTGGAGTGGCACTGGATGCACACATCCCCCTCGGGGTGACACGTCTGGCACGACTGCAGGTTGCGGCGTGCCTCGATTGCGTGCTCACCAAGCCCGAAGCTGTACTTCTGACCGTTCGGTCCCAGCATCAGGTGAGACTTGATCCGCAGGGATCCCTTCGGGAACCGGGCGTGGCACTCGTTGCAGTACGACTGGTCGTGGCAACGCGTGCAGGTCTGAGGGTTGTCCAGAGCCTTGGTCGGGTGGATGCTCAGGAAGTTGCTCCGGTGGCTCTTGGGTACGTAGTCCCTCATGAAGGTCCGCGTCGACAGGTCGGCTTCGATCCCGCCGCCCTGGTGACAGTCGAGGCAGAATTGCTGGACGTGGCAGTCCGCGCAGTTCTTTCCCGCTCGGCTGGCCACGACGCGGTGACCACGAACCCAGTCGGCGTCATGGTTGGGGGCGATGCCCTCACCCTTGTGGCACGCATTACATTCGCCGATGGGGGTGGTGGCGTACTCCTTGTGCGACATCTTGTCGGCCAGTGCCATCTGGACCGTGAAGGCCGACACCGTCAGGAGCAAGAGCGCGATAAACCATTTCTTCACGGATTTCCCCCCTTTCTAGAAGTCGTAGTCAAAGACGAAACGCCCTTGAACGTCGTTGTCGTAGACTGCGTTGACGTTGTTCTCGACGCGCAGGGACGCCGACATGTTCTTCGCCAGGCGGTACTTGCCCCCTACCCAGTACAGCCGCGCGATCTCGTCGTCGGACAGTACGTCCCGCTGGTAGGTGTC
Protein-coding regions in this window:
- a CDS encoding cytochrome c — translated: MKKWFIALLLLTVSAFTVQMALADKMSHKEYATTPIGECNACHKGEGIAPNHDADWVRGHRVVASRAGKNCADCHVQQFCLDCHQGGGIEADLSTRTFMRDYVPKSHRSNFLSIHPTKALDNPQTCTRCHDQSYCNECHARFPKGSLRIKSHLMLGPNGQKYSFGLGEHAIEARRNLQSCQTCHPEGDVCIQCHSSGKTSPHPRNWNSIKNNYKDRAGSRVCTKCHLPGTY